AAATAGTTTTTTCTGATAAAATTATCGAGCTTATCATTGATGATTACACCCGTGAATCCGGCGTAAGGGCGTTGGAAAGAACTATAGCAAAAATTATCCGAAACAGAATAAAATATATTGCCAAAGATGAAAAATATAATAAGAAAATAAAACCTGAGGAGCTTAAAGAAATTTTGGGTAATCCTTCTTACCATAAAGACAAAGATATTCCTGCTGATATTGCCGGAGTAATTACAGGGCTTGCCTGGACAATGTTTGGCGGGGAAATATTGTTTATCGAAGTGAGCTTAAGCAAAGGCAAAGGGAATTTAGCTCTGACAGGAAACCTTGGCGATGTCATGAAAGAATCCGCAAGTATCGCTTATGAATATCTTAAGGCTCATGCACAACTTTTAAATATCAGTAATACTATTTTTGAAGAATGGAATGTGCATATTCATATTCCCGAAGGCGCAACGCCGAAAGACGGGCCTTCAGCAGGTATTACGATGTTTACTGCCTTGGTATCTGCATTTACGCAGAGAAAACCCCGTAAGAATATTGCCATGACAGGCGAGATAACTTTACGTGGAAAAGTTTTACCGGTTGGAGGAATTAAAGAAAAAATACTGGCAGCCAAGAGAGCAAAAATAACCGATATTATACTTTCAAAAGAAAATATCAAGGACGTGGAGGAAATAAATAAAAGGTATCTTGAAGGATTGAATTTTTTCTATGTAACAAGTATGCTGGAAGTATGTGAAATTGCCCTGATGAAAACAAAAGTTTCCAATCCCCTTGTTTTTGCATGAACGAATTAAATACGCTACATAAGAAATTTATCAGTCTTGCTGTAGATATGGCATTACAAAATGTCGCCTCAGGCAAGGGAGGGCCTTTTGCTGCCCTTGTTGTGAAGGATAAAAACATTGTTGGCAAAGGAACTAACCTCGTTACTTTAACAAATGACCCTACAGCACATGCAGAGGTTGTTGCTATCAGGGACGCCTGTAAAAATTTAAACAACTTTCAGCTTTCGGACTGCGAAATATACTGCAGCTGCGAACCTTGCCCCATGTGTTTGGGGGCTATTTTCTGGACCAGGCCTAAAGCTGTTTATTTTGCCGCGTCACAGGCCGATGCATCAGGTGCCGGATTTGATGATTCATTCATTTATGAACAACTTAAAATTGAACACTCCCAACGTTCGATACCTTTTATAAAGATTCCTACGGAAGATGCCACTACACCATTTACCTGCTGGAAAGAAAAAAATGATAAAATTGATTACTGATATAAGTCAGAATTAAAGATATTTCTTAACAACTCAGCGTATATTTTCAGGTTATCCTCGTCATAACAAACAAAAAAAACTTTCTTTATGGTGTTGTTATTTTTTAAAAACTCAGCAACTTCACTGATGGCTATTCTTGCTGCCTGCACTTTCGGAAAATGATATACCCCCGTGCTGATATTAGGGAATGCTATGGTTTTAATATTGTTTTTTACGGCCAGGTTGAGGCAATTCCAATAGCAGGAAGCAAGCAATTCTGCTTCATTGTTTTTTCCTCCATGCCATACTGGGCCGACAGTATGAATGATATATGCGGCTGGTAATAAATATCCTTTTGTTATTTTTGCTTCACCCGTTTCGCAGCCTTTCAGTGTCATACATTCCTGTAACAGCATTTTGCCTGCTGCCCTGTGGATAGCCCCGTCAACGCCGCCGCCGCCAAGCAGACTTTTATTGGCTGCGTTAACAATAGCGTCAACTTTCAGCGAAGTAATATCTGCGGAAATATTTTCTATTCTTTCTTTAATTGCCATAAAAATATTTGTTTATGAGAGATAATAGCTTTTTATCCACTTGATTGTTGGAAGCAATAATTTCCTTGCCGAAAAGATAATTGTTGTTACCCCTGAAGTCACAAACTCTACCTCCGGCTTGTTGTAAAATTATGGAGCCGGCTGCTACATCCCACGGATTCAGATTGTATTCATAAAATATATCAAAGCGTCCACATGCTACATAAACAATGTCTGCAGCTGCTGAGCCCAGGCGCCTGATGCCATGCGACTCGAACATGATTGCTTCAAGAAGTTTCATGTATTCCTTCATCTTTGAATAGTCCTTACTTGGAAAACCTGTGGCAATGAATGATTCGGAAAGTAAAGCCGTGTCGGAAACCCTGATAATTTTATTATTAAGAAAAGCTTTGCTGTTGATATGCGCATAGAAACATTCACCGAGACTTACTTCATAAACAACACCGAGTATTTCCCTGTCATGTTCCATAAGTGCAATGCTCACAGAATATGGTGCCAGGCCGTGAATGTAATTTGTAGTGCCGTCCAGAGGGTCAATTATCCAGTTGTATTGTTTTTCTGTCCTGTTTTGATGGCTTTCTTCAGCAAGTACGCCGGCTTCGGGAAAGAGTTTTCTTAATTCATTTATTAGAAAAGCTTCTGAGGTTTTGTCAGCATAAGTGACGAAGTCATGAGATGATTTCATTTCAACATTACTCCGTGTAATTTTATGCATTTCCGATTTTATAAAAGCTCCGGCTTCATGAGCAATGGAACAGACATTTTTTGTCAGTTTGTCAAGGTTTATCATTCTTAATAAAAATATCCGGTAAAATTATAATAAAAATAAAATGCTTTGTTGATAATTTAGGTTTATAAAATATATACGCCACTCCCAGGCATCCATGCTTTTGATATTTGATGCCTTGTATTATGGCCTCAGGGTATTTATTATATAATGTGAGCTAAAAACTCTTCCCCCGAAAGCAGGCTGCATCACTTTTTCATCAAGGTGTTTTCTGATGACCTTGTTGTCGTTATCCGAGATATTTGCCTCTGTATAAGTGCATGATTGCAATTGAAAGAAAAAATAAAGGATGAAATAAAAATAATTTTTGTAATAAATCTCATGAATTAATTTTAAAATTATAATGTGTAAAACTAAAATAAATTCAGTAATAAAATTACATTCGTATTTTTGTAACTGATTTTTGCATAACCATGAACCCGAAAGAATTCAATACGGGAACAAAAAATTTTTTTTTATCTTTTCTCTGGGAGTACAGGGGAAGTTTCCTGATTTCTTTTTGTATTCTATTTACAGGGTTCATTATTGAATACATCACAGGGGGGAAAGGCATTGCCTTGCCCGGATGGCCTGCCAATCTGATAATGTTAACCCTTTTCATTGCTTACATTATTACTTTTCATATCATTGTAACCCATCCGATAAAAAAATGGCTTTCAGGACATCATGCAGCGGTGTCAGTTATTACAACTTTTGTTTTCTTGATACTTCTTATGGCTTTCATTCCACAGGGAGAGTTAGGGAGCAAATCCTTTGTTTCACAAATAGGTTTGACACATGTAATCAGAAGCTGGCCTTATTTTTTAATAAGTATGTTTTTGTTGTTTATATTGGGCCTGACAATATTGCGTCGTTTTTTGCCATTTAGTTTTAGAAATTTTGCATTTACTCTGAATCATCTGGGTTTATTTATTGTGCTTTCAGCAGCTTCACTTGGCGCTGCTGACACTTATACACTGAGCATGGTGCTTAATGAGAATCAAATTACAAAAATAGCTCAAGGGGAAAGTGGTAAACATTATGAGATAGACTTTGGAATAGAGTTATTGAGATTCAAAATGGATGAATACCCGCCTCAAATATTTATGGTCTCGGAAAAAGGAGAAATATTATATCCGCACAAAAAACCGCTGGAAGCTGGAAAAGGCAATAAAGAAATGCGTGGTAACTGGTTGCTGGAAGTGCAGGAATATATTGAAAATGCGTACAAGGATAGTATGGTTTATTTTTCTACCACTGCTTTCGGTAGTGCTCCGGCCGCAAAACTTATGGCTCATAACACTCAAACAGGCAAAACCCTGACGGGCTGGGTGAGTTGTGGTAGCATGTTTGTTTCCCCCGAATATTTTATATTGTCAGAAACCGAAAAAATTGCGATGACGGTTCCACATCCCAAAAAATTTTCTTCACTAATTAAGTTGCATTATATGCAAAATGAAACCAAAGACATAACTGTTGAGGTAAATCAACCTGCTAAATTCAGGGGATGGACCATTTACCAAAGTGGCTATGATGCAGAAATGGGTAAGTGGTCAACGCGAAGTATAGTTCAACTTGTAAGAGACCCATGGCTGCCGGTTGTTTATGCAGGTTTCTTTATGATAATTGCAGGAGCGTTGTATCTTTTATGGCTGGGAAAAATAAAACGCTAAAATTTATGGAGGTATGACCTGGACAGATTATAAT
Above is a window of Bacteroidales bacterium DNA encoding:
- a CDS encoding nucleoside deaminase: MNELNTLHKKFISLAVDMALQNVASGKGGPFAALVVKDKNIVGKGTNLVTLTNDPTAHAEVVAIRDACKNLNNFQLSDCEIYCSCEPCPMCLGAIFWTRPKAVYFAASQADASGAGFDDSFIYEQLKIEHSQRSIPFIKIPTEDATTPFTCWKEKNDKIDY
- a CDS encoding O-acetyl-ADP-ribose deacetylase, which produces MAIKERIENISADITSLKVDAIVNAANKSLLGGGGVDGAIHRAAGKMLLQECMTLKGCETGEAKITKGYLLPAAYIIHTVGPVWHGGKNNEAELLASCYWNCLNLAVKNNIKTIAFPNISTGVYHFPKVQAARIAISEVAEFLKNNNTIKKVFFVCYDEDNLKIYAELLRNIFNSDLYQ
- a CDS encoding inositol monophosphatase, yielding MINLDKLTKNVCSIAHEAGAFIKSEMHKITRSNVEMKSSHDFVTYADKTSEAFLINELRKLFPEAGVLAEESHQNRTEKQYNWIIDPLDGTTNYIHGLAPYSVSIALMEHDREILGVVYEVSLGECFYAHINSKAFLNNKIIRVSDTALLSESFIATGFPSKDYSKMKEYMKLLEAIMFESHGIRRLGSAAADIVYVACGRFDIFYEYNLNPWDVAAGSIILQQAGGRVCDFRGNNNYLFGKEIIASNNQVDKKLLSLINKYFYGN
- a CDS encoding cytochrome c biogenesis protein ResB, translating into MNPKEFNTGTKNFFLSFLWEYRGSFLISFCILFTGFIIEYITGGKGIALPGWPANLIMLTLFIAYIITFHIIVTHPIKKWLSGHHAAVSVITTFVFLILLMAFIPQGELGSKSFVSQIGLTHVIRSWPYFLISMFLLFILGLTILRRFLPFSFRNFAFTLNHLGLFIVLSAASLGAADTYTLSMVLNENQITKIAQGESGKHYEIDFGIELLRFKMDEYPPQIFMVSEKGEILYPHKKPLEAGKGNKEMRGNWLLEVQEYIENAYKDSMVYFSTTAFGSAPAAKLMAHNTQTGKTLTGWVSCGSMFVSPEYFILSETEKIAMTVPHPKKFSSLIKLHYMQNETKDITVEVNQPAKFRGWTIYQSGYDAEMGKWSTRSIVQLVRDPWLPVVYAGFFMIIAGALYLLWLGKIKR